AACCAAAAATTAGCATGAATTCACCAGCTTTTTTGTCCGATGATAAAATTGCTATTTCTAATGAGGGGAGAATAAGCGCTGTGGTAAACAAGGTTAAATAAAACGCAAAAGGGCATCGTGGTAGCATATCAAAAAATATCTTTGTAAAAAAATATTATGTTCCGTTGGATACTATTTGTTGTGATTTATATTGGCTTAAGTATATATGTTATACAAGCCATAAAAGCAACCGTTAGACAACCGTGGTGGTCTTATTTATATATTGGGGTGGCACTGGCGGTGCTCATCAATTTCATTTATCAATTCACCGTAGGAGAGGAGGCTGGCAGGGTGTTAAGTGTTCCAAAAAGTTATGCTTTTGGATTTTTATTGACTATTCTGACTTTTAAAATAATTACCATTTTTTTTCTGTTTTCCGAAGATATTTTTAGACTAGTTACAGGTTTGTACGAAAAAGTTTTTGGAACATCTAAGCAGTTCAGTTTGCCCCAAAGGAGACGTTTTCTTAGTCTAATAGCGCTAGGAATAGCCTCCCTGCCTTTTGGAGCGCTCCTTTATGGCATGTATAGAGGTAAATATAACTTTAAGGTGCTCAAATATGATTTGGAGTTTGCCGATCTCCCCGATGCTTTTGATGGATACCGAATAACACAAATTTCCGATATACATAGCGGTAGTTTTGATAATCGCGAGATGATAGAGTATGGGGTGAACCTTATCAACAAACAGAAAAGTGACACCATTTTATTTACTGGTGATATGGTAAATAATAAAACGGAAGAAATGCTGCCATGGGCGGATTTATTTTCTTCCTTGGAGGCCAAGGACGGTAAATTTTCCGTGTTGGGAAATCATGATTATGGAGACTATATCCCATGGGAAACCGAAGAGCTAAAACAACAAAACCTCAAGGACTTAAAGGTGTTGCAGAAAAATATGGGTTTTGACCTTTTGTTGAACGAACACCGTTATTTGCAAAAGGGAACGGATAAGATTGCCCTTATAGGTGTTGAGAACTGGGGAAAGGGTGGCTTTAAAAAAGCAGGTGATTTAAAGAAAGCCTCTTCACGAATCGGGAATGATGATTTCAAGATTTTGATGAGTCACGACCCATCTCATTGGGAAGAGGAGGTAATTAATGATTCCAAGCACTATCACCTTACCCTCAGCGGTCATACCCATGGCATGCAGTTCGGTATTGAAATTCCCGGTTGGATTAAATGGAGCCCTGTAAAGTGGCGTTACAGGTATTGGGCGGGCATCTATAAGGAAATGGGACAGTTCATTAATGTGAACCGTGGTTTTGGATTTTTGGGATATCCCGGAAGAGTAGGGATTTGGCCCGAAATTACTGTGATTACATTAAAAAAAGAAGTCGTTAACATGATTTTAACCTGGCTCGGGGCTACAAAAATAACGGTATCGTTACTATTTTAACAATTTTTACTACATTTGGCGAATAAAGCAAAGCCGATTATATGTCTAAATTTGGTGAACTTATAGATTTAAACGTTCCTGTACTCTTGGATTTTTATGCGGAGTGGAACGAGCAGTCCACTGCAATGCATCCCGTTCTAAGGGATGTTGCCGCTGCACTCGGAGACAAGGGCAAGGTCATTAAAATAGATGTGGACAAGAATAAGGAACTTTCCCAAGCTTTACGGGTTAAGGGTTTACCTACCCTTATGATTTACAAAAAAGGTGAAATGGTTTGGCGCCAAAGTGGTGAGCAAGATGCCAATACACTGATCGGTATTTTGAACGAATACGCTTAGTAAAATACCAATTTTTAATTATACATTTAATTTTCCGGAGATACTCCTACTGTATCTTGAATCAAGTCCGTTCTGGTGTTGTCCGGTTGAATACTATCGGATATAGAAACAGAATCTTGCATGTCTGGATTATCACCAGATTCGGGTTCCAGAAATTCCATATCATCCTCATCCTTATAAAAATGTTGGAATTTATCTATATACTCATTAAAGATGAGCGTTTCTTTTTCTGCGATTTCCCGATCATCATTGGCGATTAAAATATCAATGTTCCTTCTGTAGGCCTCCATATCGGCAATAATTTCATCAATTTTGCTATACTGCTCATCCAAACTACTACTGGCATAGTACTCCAATCGCTCTTGGTATACTTTTTTGAGTTTACCAAATAGCTCTCGAGCTTTTTGTGTTTCCCCAACCTTATAATAACCGTCAACAAAAGGTTCTACTAACGTGTAGTATCCAAATAAATCTACGGGCATGTTCGTTAGAGATATTTCTATTACTTCTTTTGCCCTATCTATTTTGTTCTCTTTGATGAGTGCTTCCATAAGACGAGCCAAATTACCCCGGTAAGAAACACTTTGGATTCGGGTCTGCGTATCATGGTAAATATCTGGGCTTCCGGCATTTCCCCAGTCCCATTTGGTGACAATATCATACATTAAATCCGTATCTATTCTACCCATATCAAAAGAGTTGGGGCGTTCGGTACGTATAGGTACCAGTTTGTAGGCCAATCCGTCCAACTGCAAGTAGTCTTTCATCCAAAGGTATTCCGCATCATCAAAACTCCCGCCAGAAAAATATAGAGGTCTTTTCCAGTTGTTGTTGGCAAGGATGTCTAACATCATCATACTTTTTTTGGTAATGGCGCTAGGGAGGTCAATGTCAATATAGTCAACGATAAGGGCCGAGTCTTTTTCTTTGACCAAACCACTTTCCAATGCGTTCTTCTTGTTCACGGGCACCCTGATTTTGTTGGTAGGGTAATACACTATATTTTGTGTGTTTTCTGAATAGTTGCTTAAATCTGCATTATTCTGTTCAAATAGGTACTTGAGTTTAGTCCTAGGTTTGTCACTATCTATCCAATTGATGAAATCCTTGATGGGCCACCTATTTTCTGTGATCGCTTGATGGTAGAGCACGTCCCTGGAGCCCCAGCGATATTTGTCATGTTCAATTTGTGATGGAATCGGGTCGCTTTCATAGGCCTTCTTCTTCATCTGGTCTACGTACCAATCGGTTTCGAAAAGACTGGTGCAAACAATGCGAACATCTGTTCGGTACCCCTCAATCTCTTGAGCGTACCAAAGTGGAAAAGTATCATTGTCCCCAATGGTAAATAGAATGGCGCCTGCGTCCTTTTGTGTGGAGTCTAAATATGCTTTGGCCGAGGCGTTTGCGGTAAAGCGATTGGAGCGGTCATGATCGTCCCAGTTTTGGACCGCCATAACCGTGGGCACGGCAAATAAACAGATAACGACAACCAAAGGCGCAAGAATTTTTGGGGCTAACCAATCCTTAAAACCGTCATATAGCCCATAAACGCCAAGACCAATCCAAAGTGCAAAGACATAAAACGATCCGACCAAAGAATAATCACGCTCCCTAGGCTGAAAAATATAGGGATTCGTGTAAAATTGAATAGCGATACCCGTAAACAGGAAAAAGACCAAGAGTACCCAGAACTGTTTGGAATCTTTAGAGATTTGGAAAACAAGACCTATAATACCTAGCAACAGGGGTAGGAAAAAATAGGTGTTCCGTCCTTTGTTATTTTCTATATCACTTGGCAAATTATCCTGATTCCCCAAACGCCAGCTATCAATAAACTTAATACCGCTCAACCAGTTACCGTTATCATTGTAACGTCCCTGCACATCATTTTGTTTGCCTACAAAATTCCACATAAAATAGCGCATGTACATATAATTAAACTGAAACTCGAACATGTACTTAACATTCTGCCAAACCGATGGGGGTTCTACTTCTATGTAATCACTAAAACGTTTTAAGAAACTTATGTACTGGTCAGCGTCTATTTCACCGTTTGCGAAACCACTTTTTACTTGCTCTACCGCTTGTCGGAGTTCCTCATTGGATTGTGTCATCCGAAACTCCAACGGTCCAAAGTATTGCATATAATTTGCAGCGTGTTGCGAACTCCACATACGGGGAAGTATGCCCTGATGTTTGGGATTAGGGCCCTGCTCTGCATCAATGTATTTATTAACGATAATGTATTTTCCAAGGGCGTAATCCTTTTCGTATTTGGGTTTTCCATCCCTGTCCTCACCCGCTCCAGCGAACATATCAGAATAGTAGGTGCCATAGATTGGGCTATCAACGCCCGGATATTGTTCTCGGTTATAATAAGCTAAAAGTGCTCTAGCGTCTTCAGGGTTATTTTCATTGATAACAACATTAGCATTGGCACGTATTGGGAGCATTAGCCACGAAGAAAATCCAAGGAAGAGAAACATCAAACATAGGACAATGGTATTTGCTGTCCTGTATTGATTCTTTCGAGTGTAATTGAGACCAAAATAAAAGGTAGCGATAAACAGAATGCCAATAATTATGGAGCCAGAATTGAATGGAAGCCCTATACTATTGATAAAGAAAACCTCACCCCAGCCAAAGAGCTGTAGTACGTAAGTCAATGAAAACTTATAGACTAACATTAAAATAGCAATGACGGCGATATTGGCTAACAGAAAGTTCTTGACCGTAGTTTTTTTATACGTTCTGAAATAATAAAGAAGCCCGATGGAGGGTATGGCCAAGAAGCCCATAAACTGAATTCCAAAGGTCAGTCCGACCACAAATGATATCAAAATTAGCCATCGGTTACCTCTCGGGTCTTCGAGGTTGTCTGTCCATTTAAGACCTAACCAAAGTAGCAAGGCCATAATGAAACTGGCCATAGCATATACCTCCGTCTCTGCTGCATTGAACCAAAAACTGTCGGAATAGGCGAAGGCCAAAGATCCTACAATTCCACTACCTAAAACGGCTATTGCCTTACTATTCGTAAATTGCTCATTGGTGTCTATGAGTTTCCGGGTTATGTTGGTAATGGTCCAGAACATAAATAAAATAGTAAACGCACTGGACACTCCGGAAACCAAGTTCACCATCATGGCTACTTGACTAGGTTCAAAGGCGAACATAGCAAAAAACGCCCCAATCATTTGTAATAGTGGTGCTCCCGGAGGGTGTCCTACCTGGAGCTTAGCTGAAGTGGCTATGTACTCCCCGGCATCCCAAAAACTATTAGTAGGTTCAACGGTGATGTAGTAAGTTATGAATGCTATAAAAAATACGGTCCACCCTAAAATAGTGTCCCATTTCTGGAAGTTCTTTGAAAACATGTAACCCTGGTTAAAGCTATGGGGCGAATTTACTAATTAAAATATAGAACCGACGACAATTTTTATAAACCTTTAACAAGCTTTCTATGGCGGCTCTAACGTTTGGATTAACGGTATTTTTTTGAGTTTTTTGAATCTTGATGCGGAAGAGTGTGCCCTTTTCATTAGATGAATATTTTGGATTATTGTGAGTAAAAATGTTTGTGCAAACCAAACTTTGTTTTAAATTTGCACGCTCGAAAGCTAAACTTGCTTTAGTGATTAGATATTGGCCCATGGTGTAATTGGCAACACTCCGGTTTTTGGTACCGTCATTCAAGGTTCGAGTCCTTGTGGGCCAACAATTTTTTTTATATCCCGCTATCATATGATGTCGGGATTTTTGTTTTTAAAATGTTTTGTAGGAAATATTCAAGAATTTTTGAAGGAAACACACTTACTACCGAATTGAAAAATATCGTACAGGTTGTCGATAGAAAGTAGCAGATTATACATGATTTTGTAATACAAATCGCATATTTTGTATCTTGGACGCGATATGAGTTAAGAATTAAAGGTAAAAAGAACCTTGTTCTAGCATGTCTCTGTTAGTTTTACCCCACCCTAACGAAGTAAATACTATGAAGTTGACCGTTAAAAGCTTAAAAATAATTCTAATCCTTGTTATAGTAGGGTTTGGTGTTGGTATCTACTTACAGGACTTGGAGCATCGTAAGAGTACTGCCCATGCTTGGAAGGCCAACAGGCATAATCTTTCCAAATTTGATAAGATTACCGAGTACAACAAAAAAATGAACTCCAGTAATTGGAAAGTAATGAAGGATAGTATTGCGCGCCAAATGGATACGCTTATGATATTGCGATTTAGAAGGGAAGTAGATAGTTTAAACCTATCCAAAGTACAATCCCATACTGCATTGCTTCAAGATTAGAAATTCGTTAAGTATTGCTAACTGCTAGCCTGTGAAGCTTTTCGCCCATTAAATGTCTGGTAGTTCATCATCTAAACTTCTTGGCTTTAAAGAAATTCCGGTATCGATAT
This sequence is a window from Maribacter aestuarii. Protein-coding genes within it:
- a CDS encoding glycosyltransferase family 117 protein, yielding MFSKNFQKWDTILGWTVFFIAFITYYITVEPTNSFWDAGEYIATSAKLQVGHPPGAPLLQMIGAFFAMFAFEPSQVAMMVNLVSGVSSAFTILFMFWTITNITRKLIDTNEQFTNSKAIAVLGSGIVGSLAFAYSDSFWFNAAETEVYAMASFIMALLLWLGLKWTDNLEDPRGNRWLILISFVVGLTFGIQFMGFLAIPSIGLLYYFRTYKKTTVKNFLLANIAVIAILMLVYKFSLTYVLQLFGWGEVFFINSIGLPFNSGSIIIGILFIATFYFGLNYTRKNQYRTANTIVLCLMFLFLGFSSWLMLPIRANANVVINENNPEDARALLAYYNREQYPGVDSPIYGTYYSDMFAGAGEDRDGKPKYEKDYALGKYIIVNKYIDAEQGPNPKHQGILPRMWSSQHAANYMQYFGPLEFRMTQSNEELRQAVEQVKSGFANGEIDADQYISFLKRFSDYIEVEPPSVWQNVKYMFEFQFNYMYMRYFMWNFVGKQNDVQGRYNDNGNWLSGIKFIDSWRLGNQDNLPSDIENNKGRNTYFFLPLLLGIIGLVFQISKDSKQFWVLLVFFLFTGIAIQFYTNPYIFQPRERDYSLVGSFYVFALWIGLGVYGLYDGFKDWLAPKILAPLVVVICLFAVPTVMAVQNWDDHDRSNRFTANASAKAYLDSTQKDAGAILFTIGDNDTFPLWYAQEIEGYRTDVRIVCTSLFETDWYVDQMKKKAYESDPIPSQIEHDKYRWGSRDVLYHQAITENRWPIKDFINWIDSDKPRTKLKYLFEQNNADLSNYSENTQNIVYYPTNKIRVPVNKKNALESGLVKEKDSALIVDYIDIDLPSAITKKSMMMLDILANNNWKRPLYFSGGSFDDAEYLWMKDYLQLDGLAYKLVPIRTERPNSFDMGRIDTDLMYDIVTKWDWGNAGSPDIYHDTQTRIQSVSYRGNLARLMEALIKENKIDRAKEVIEISLTNMPVDLFGYYTLVEPFVDGYYKVGETQKARELFGKLKKVYQERLEYYASSSLDEQYSKIDEIIADMEAYRRNIDILIANDDREIAEKETLIFNEYIDKFQHFYKDEDDMEFLEPESGDNPDMQDSVSISDSIQPDNTRTDLIQDTVGVSPEN
- a CDS encoding thioredoxin family protein; translated protein: MSKFGELIDLNVPVLLDFYAEWNEQSTAMHPVLRDVAAALGDKGKVIKIDVDKNKELSQALRVKGLPTLMIYKKGEMVWRQSGEQDANTLIGILNEYA
- a CDS encoding metallophosphoesterase encodes the protein MFRWILFVVIYIGLSIYVIQAIKATVRQPWWSYLYIGVALAVLINFIYQFTVGEEAGRVLSVPKSYAFGFLLTILTFKIITIFFLFSEDIFRLVTGLYEKVFGTSKQFSLPQRRRFLSLIALGIASLPFGALLYGMYRGKYNFKVLKYDLEFADLPDAFDGYRITQISDIHSGSFDNREMIEYGVNLINKQKSDTILFTGDMVNNKTEEMLPWADLFSSLEAKDGKFSVLGNHDYGDYIPWETEELKQQNLKDLKVLQKNMGFDLLLNEHRYLQKGTDKIALIGVENWGKGGFKKAGDLKKASSRIGNDDFKILMSHDPSHWEEEVINDSKHYHLTLSGHTHGMQFGIEIPGWIKWSPVKWRYRYWAGIYKEMGQFINVNRGFGFLGYPGRVGIWPEITVITLKKEVVNMILTWLGATKITVSLLF